The Acipenser ruthenus chromosome 28, fAciRut3.2 maternal haplotype, whole genome shotgun sequence sequence tgtattttatttatttatttatttatttatttatttattttatttgttttttcccccgtttgttttggatattttttgatattttattgtatattatattttattattgtatagtatatttatttgtcatgtgaagagctttgggatgccttggcatgaaaggcacTATCCAAAATAAATTTGATTAAATTTGATAtgatgattacatttttttcttcccaaaaacatatatatatttcttttctcctCAAATGACCAGATCTGAAGACTGCAATTCATAGTAATAGTTCTTAGTTTGAcaatttagtaaaataaataaatacaagtatgATTGTGTGCCTTTATGAATGTAAgctttttaaagtaatttgttttgcgatactgtatttattaaattgtttAGCCGCTATTTGGtagtacaaataaataacagaaacttCACCATAAAATAACCTTAAATCAGCATGGTCAaatagtacaaaaataaaaagcatctCCATTGATGGGTATTGTGCGACTTCTTCCTCCCAAAAAATGAACATTCAACCCCATTACCAAGAAAAGTGAAACCCCAGCCATTTAGAACCTCACATCATCTCAAATCCAACAGAGAACTGGCTCAATATTTTGATTCTAGTGCTTAAATCATTCAAATTAAAACAGAACCTCTGTAGTCCCCAAtccactaaataaataatacaagtcAAAATTCTGCCACTCTCAACCTTTAGCGAGAAGCAGCCTTAATTGCAATCTTGGAAGCAAAACTATACTCTTCTTGGATACAAGCTTCTAGTTGCACTTTTTGGCCAGCCTGTCCTCAGTCAAGTAAAAGTGGAGGCAGCTTTTAAAACAGGGGTTGGCAACTAATTCAAATTCTTACTAGGTACCAAGTAcatattaattgaatcatttatCCAGGACTACTTATACTTATGGGTAAAGTTGTTTGTGTGTGACTGGAATGTAGTTTTGGAGTTAGATTATGGGTTAGTTCTAAGGACCCTTGGCAGGCTTGGAtttgtatttttcaaaacataacAGCCCATTTAAAAATCTTGCTATACACAGTATTTTGTTGAACCATTTACTctgaagtaaaaaacaaacaaacaaacaaaaacaaattctgGTTTATGGAATTGAAACTATGTGCCACCCTTCAGTTTTACTACATATAAGGATACTGTTAAGTATTTCTAGGTCACATtacaatgtgcaaaaaaaaaaaaaaaaggcacacacTAAATGACTGTATCCtgatcatttgtggataaattaTGCATTTATTGAATCACTGCCTGATGGAAATTAGGTATATGTTAGTGGAACTAAATTGAATTCAAATGTATTACACAAGGTAAATGTCAAGATGTTTATCCTACATGTAGCACAAGGAGAGCTTGTTATTCCACCACTCGCTGTTAAACATGCAAGGACTACAAAAAGAGCACCTCGTAAGAATTTGACAGGTGAAGCTAAAAGGTATAATCTAACAAGCACATGTTATTCAACAAGACACCTTGTGCATGTACGGTATGAGCAACAACTGTCTTTGCATTTTCCAGGTTAACAAGGAATAATGTTCCACTTTACATTGAACAGGTGTATACTAACTTATTGGCAGGTCAGCATTTGATTTCACCTATTGGGAAAAATCAGACCTTACAGAGCATTGCCATTCTGTGACAATCAGCAAAAATACCACCTATTGCCAATTCTGCAGAAGGAGGAGCTGAACTAATAGGCTTAAAAGTGGCTTTGCAAAATACAGTTTAGCAGGAGAAAGTCTCAAATGAAACATACAGACATGCCAGAACATGACTTGAAATGGCATGTTGGAAAAAGAATAATGCCCTTTTTAGCAAACACTAGACAGCTGCTTGCAACATGTTACAAAGCATACAAATGATTGACAGTACACCTGGTATGAATCTAGCTGCTCATACAGGCAAGATCTTGTATCGTAGGCAAACTAAAGCAGTTCAGGTAGGTTAGTGGATTTACTTCAGGGGCAATTCAACAGTGGATCAAATGTCTCAAATGTTTAGCAACAtgatactacactaggttaaataaatctctatttGCAGTCCTTGCTCTCAGATAGTTTTCCATTGtcatggtcatttcacctggagagtgaattTGTCCCCCCTTCTTCTGGGGCTTCTTTCCTGTTAATAACCGGAACTTCTCCTATTGACTGAAATGTTTGGCAGCCCAAAAACACTGCTGAGGTTGAAGGACCcaagaagtgcaagtgtaacGTATTTCCTGGAGGGCAAGGAAAGCACACCGAGATCTTTActttacctagtgtagtaccagatgtcatgtttaatatGTAAATGCAAAGGCAAGGACAGTATTTTGTTGGCTGCAACCACTTAAAAAATTGACATGCACAAAGTTCTAAATAGATTAGAAAAGTCCTGCCGCTGACcaacagataataaaaaaagaaagaccaatattcatttaatttaacCCCCAGGAAGACTGAGCTGTGCCGCAAAAACAAAGAGACTTTCTGGGAGGATACAAAAGGGCAATCTGATACCAATAGCTGCTTTCATTAATATGTTCAGCTGTAAGCCTTAAAACACTACTGTATTCACTAAAGCATGGCTCCCCTTCCATCTGGATTTCAGCCACTTTAATCCATATCATTAGTGGTTTATCTGTATTTCTATCCATTTACAACAGGGAGTGCCAcatatacaaacacattttaaggCCAAACTAGCATCCACAGCTTTATTCAAAACACCAATGAACTTATATTCCCGATGATGACGTAGtcaaaaaaaaatggattgggTACTAATGGGTAGTATCATGCAACCTGTTACACGGGTGGATATCAAGTTTTATAATACACAAGACTTTGCGTATACTTTGGTAACCAGATAACTTTGTGCAAACTAAACAAATGTTGTTTGTGAATTATTGGATCATGAACACAGAAAGTTTATTTATTGTATGCTTTGTGAAGCACATGCATCTGTTTACCATATCATGCAAGCGAACACTGCTAAGTCCCAGAGCACACTGAGATTTGCCTTGAAATATTCAGCACGctcattttgttagttttctgtCTGGTGTAATGATACATAAAATGGTgagctgtttatatatatatataaatcagtccttagaaattctggcCTGGCAtgtgattcgttaaaacttcatcACGTTACACTGTTTAcggtcaattgtttttttttgtttttttttacaaactccctcaaattTTGTCATCACGCTGAGCATCCTTTCTCTCTTCACATAACAAAGCAAAATGGAGGACAGCagcaaattaattacaaaatatactacaaagcactaatgctgcaaacactaaaatcattttcagtgttttctgacttcctaaaattcaaacaaatccaacttcagaaacattactttcttgactgattcataaaacaaatatggacagCAGACCGCGGCTTATAGTGGAAAACTAAAGGCCCAAGGGATGAACTATAGTTACCTCCAGGGTACAAGTGATACTCTAAAGTtcctgcggcttcgggcattaaaGTCCTcttggtaactatagttcttcccttgggggccatagtttcccactatacacctcctctccagtccatatttactaactaattatatatatatatatatatatatatatatatatatatatatatatatatatatatatatacttggtgGGCCCTTAACCCTAACATTACTttattgttatagtttattaacatacacttccctattgcttttctcttacttagtcagttcatttcatatgttgatgcgtgtgcgtcatgacaagtgatacatatttatttattgattgattgatactgtGTCTgatggtcaactccgtcttaaagaacacttccgCCAAGACATTTTGCTTCGAGAGGGGTGTTCTTCTAGACAGAGACtactctctgtgtgtgcgtgtgtgtgtgtgtgtgtatatgtcatTCGATCTAAATCGTTTGAGTCCTTTTTTGCATGCAGGTCATATTTTAGTTTAATGGCAATGTTAACGATGATACAATGAAaaatttatttagaaaaaaataaataaaaccaaacaagcTTTCAAAACATTTACTGCACTCTGAAAAGGCAAATATGAACTACATGCAGAAGACACATTTCAGCTACTGTACCTCTAACCCATGAGACACATCATTTGCAGGGGTTGAAACACGCACTTGACTCGGATACCATGAATGGAGCACACACTACAAAAGACAACCAGTGAACTTGTTTCATTAAGTgaactacagttttaaaaataccGCTACACAGTTTTTCAGAGTTCAGCacaatacacaaaaacatttaacaGACAGTACTTACCCCAAACGTTTGTAAAATCCAGATGTGCACCAGAAAGGGAGGGAATACAAGTCCATGAAGAATCCACACATGCAGAGAAGCTAGCTCTCAGACGTGTTATTCAGTTTCTTTCAAAATAATGAAATCAAGAATAAACTGTTGTTTAAAAAACGTTTTTCTAAATCAATTGATACTTATGTAATGCTAACTAATTTGAACAATCTATCGATATCAACATGTGTCTACAATATGTCAGTTAATGCTGGATTTTAGTTTTAGGAAGCCTTTAAATTACACTGGAAAGTTGAAGTGTTGTGACAAAAGGTGTAAATAGGAAGTCATGTAAAATGAAGGGTTCTAACAACTGTGTACATGTTGGTATGTACTGGTTATTAAAAGCCGCTTCCTATAAAAAATAGCAGAGTTTTTAATGTCGGAATCATGAATTAAAGTCAGCACGTCAATGGGTATATTGCATGTTCCATCAGGTCATTTTCCCTGTCTGTTAATGCATACCATTTGTATTTTGGGGGGTTATATTCAGGGCCACCATACTTATATCCCAAACTTTAGAATATTAATATTAACAGACTTTAGTGAACCTCCAATACATTAACTATTATAATACACGTCATGGGTTTCCAGTTGAAGTGGAGATTCTGGAAAGGTTCCATCCATGTGTGGGTGTGCAGACGTCATGCCCATGCTATAGAAGGGCTGTGCATGGCATGCAGCCCCACATGGTGAGAAGATGTTTTGAGGTGCCTGTAAAAATGACCTCTCATCACTGACCTAGCAGAATTACCCCATTATTAAAAGTCAGTCTAAAAGTTGCCTTTTGCCAACAAAATGCCATTAGCTTGTGTCTCCATGTCAACTATAGCACCTTACTTTAACAAATACCTGAAagatttaaattcaaaaccagattttaaaaaataaaattaaccaaaaaaaaataaaaaaattatttgaaAACCTGAATTACCAAAGTAGTTGTATGTACTATAGGAAAAGTACATTAAAAAGGACATTTTCTATATACATTTATAGATTTAACAAAAACCATGTACAAaaggattattttttaaaatggctaaataagttcaaataaaatgctacagtatgtattgtaATCATACAGCAGTAGGCCATTTCAATTAACATACCTTATGCCCCTAATGACTGAAGCAGGCACTTGTGAAGCACTACTTTCattacaagtacagtatattGCCTAAATACGTGTATTGCTTTAGTCTAGATATGTTATCTGCAAACCCTCACCATGTCTGAATTACAATCAAAACTAATAAACTCTTCACTGTCAATTGGCCTTTTTTGAGTATCAGTACTTAATTTTTTTGAAAAATGACACATGCCTAATAAGTGGTTCGCAGTATAATATAAATTAAGTCACAACAGGTAACACACTTATTGTGTCACTGTTATGTGGACATCAACACATAGTCCGTCCATCCGTGTCGTGTCCGTCCcatccacccccccacccccactggAAGTAGGGGGAAGTTAAGACCAAAATATGTTTAGACCAAATTAACTTCCCTTCCATTGTGGTACCATTCAACCAAAGGCAAAACACCACTGTAGCTACAGTCCTTGTGGTACAGAACCTGTGGTACAGAACCTTTGCTTTTCAGTGTGCTGCCACTAAATTGCTATTGCAAATCAATCTGTTAATCTACCATGCTTGGTggatatacatttaaacaaaagtatATAATTTAGGAATAAAACCCTACCACCCTATTTCAATGCAATTGTAATATTTCTTCACAGCTGACAACTCTTCTGACCTACAATGAAACTATCAAAAATACTAGCATAATagaagcaaagaaaaaaagaaaacccatgTCAGTTTCACATGCTCTGAAGTGTTTGAAAAGCTTTAATTTACAGCAGCAATGTTAAAGCTTAAGGGAATCATCTCACAAGTAGCATGGTTCTTACATTTAACAAATTTTGCAGTAGATTCCAATGTTAGCCTGGTCCCTGAATCTCACTTTCAGTGGTGTAATAAACACGCCAGGCAAATAGAAATGGCAACACCCCAGTTGTGGTATTATCTGATTATCGGGATTATGAAGGTATGACTTCTTCAGCAACAGTACTACTTATTAAAGAGTACCTGTAAACTGGCAAGCCAAAATTCAAGAGCAAAGGTCTGCCATCTGGTTAATGGGGCTGTATTTCACTTTTCTCTGGAGTGTGTAATAATGAAGACTTTTCTTCAGTTCTGGCAggcttttttttaaagtgtgatgAGATGAAGCAGCATGTTGAATGATGAACAAGGGCttgtgctcacacacacacaaaaaaagtcacTTCCATCTACATCATCTCCGTGGAATAAGACAAGTATCCCAGTCCAACtgtatctaaaatacatttttaatcttgCTGAAAttcacaattgttacaatattgaggtttttttttttttttttttttttttttttttaacatactgtacaatcATGTTATGTAAAGTGTTTTACATCAAGGCACAACACACAGCAATTTACAGATCAGCTTTGCTAGGCAGAATTTTAATGTAATCCCCGAGATACTGCAGAGTGCTGGCATGACAAGTTAGAGCAGCGTGGATCACATTGCACATAGGTACTGTATGCCAAAGGATAAATAAATCATCAATGCTATCATGTTCTTATTTGAAATAGATTTGCATATAAAAATGAATAGATTTCAATTCAGGATTTTCTTGTAATATACATAACAGAAGTGCTCTATTTTTCTTtgccaaaagcaaaacaaatatttataacaTCAAGAGGACATGAAGTCAGTCCTCTATTCTCTATGCCATTCTTCTATAAAGGAGGAGACTGGAGACATGAGTTTAGTTTacccaaaataaatgtaatgttgcCTTGTCAAGTTGTGTTGATCTGAAAAAagcacagttttaaaaataatgattAAAAAGTACCAATTTAGACATGTCACAAATTCACATTTCCAGCATAATCAATTACATGTACTTTACTGATTAGACCAATCAATTACATTTAGACTATACATTTGCAAGGTTTTGGTATTAGCCACTGACTGTAACTGAATATAAAGAGAacattatataatataaatatcatTTCAGATTTAGAGGCAGCTACAATATCAATATTAGCTGCACAAAGTTAGTTAGCCAGCTAGTAGTTTACAGAAATGTCTCTATAGACAATAGTTTACAGAACATGCAAAAATTGATTTATTACAACTGCATGctatctttaaaataaatcagtgtCAGCTGTTTATGGGACTGTGTTTGAAGCCTGTGTAAAGAAAAGGACTGAAACAACTTTATAATACTAGCAAAGAATGAACTGAGTTGCAAGTAGGAGATGTTAATACATTGCTCTCAGTTGTTTCTGGAGTTGTTCGAGTTGTATGACTCTTTCCATGGGTATATTTAAAGTAAAGTTGTATTCACCCTGTTCCTGAAGGTCATTTCTATTCTACATCTGGATGTCTCTCCTTCGCCTGCCAAATGCCTTGGCTCCCACGTTGGTTGGTACAAAGTTGCTGTTACCCATCCCTCCTGATCTGCTTAGGAAATCTGCCAGTCGGTGAGTGACACAAGTGGCTGTATTACAGGCTCGTTTCTGTGCTGTAATGCTGCAGCATGGAAGGAAAAACAAATGACGGTTGAGAACAAATCAGCCTTCATTCAAAACATAACATCAATTCCTTTTGAGCAAATagacttaaataaatacattactttgTTATATAATTTGCATTTTACTTGAGTAAATATATagattatttcaatatacaaatacAATTCCAAATGATCTACTATTAcatgacaaaataaaagtaaCAATGTAGACTCAAAATTCTAAATGGAATGCATATAATTggataaaatatatttcttaccTGTGTATCATCTTGAagagtatttgttaaaacattttaataggtGATCTAATAATGGGCTAATCTAGTCTGAAGCAGTCTAAATCAGGGGGAACCAGTTACTAATAGTCCAAAATATGTCTCCAATAACTGTCTAAATGCTTGCTTTAGTTATATGCATGCTGGGTAATTTATTTGATGTAAAACCATATAATTAACATTACATTACtttaaatgaatattaaataaaaaagcaagagGTTTCCTGGTAGAAAAATAAGTTTATTAAACATGAAACTTGAAAGAAGCATTAATTTATTGTTACCAGAGAAGTCAGAAAGAAAAATCTAAAAGAAACAATTATGTTAGGCTAACCATTGTTTAATTTTTATAGTAATATGAATCCAACTCTATCATTCTCTGTCGAAAATGGAGTCAAAAGAAACTAACACAGGCTTAGCAATCAGGGTTGATATCAAGTCAATCAAGCAGGGTAAATCCACATGCATCaagttaaaaaaaggggggggggggagagaaaagGGAGGTTTCTTAGTTGCTTTGAAAGGTTTCTTCATAGTTTGCATAGCGTTCATTTTCCAGCGCATTCACAATGTTTCTTTTCTTGCCAGGAGTTCCAGCTCCGACATCAGTGCGAGGGTAACTTTGCAATTTGTGCAACTCCTGCGACAGTTTTCCCAGCACACAAGTACTCAGATTGGAGCAGCGTTTGGAAATAGTTCTATCCAGGCTGTAGAAAAAGACAACATGCAAAAACAGGCTCATAATAACAACATGCACACATGCATACTCAGTTCATTCTTAGCACTACCTACTTTAATATAAATACTACAGGCAAATGTCATGCAAATATTCCAGAATTATATATCAATTGTATTATGAAGCCTACCAGACTACTAAACTCTGAGTTACAAATGAATATAATACATCTACAATATTACTGAAAGGACATGCACATCCATTGTTTAAACCACTTAGAACAGTTGAGATATTGCATGCATCAGAAATCCATTCCCTCGTGCATTCTCTTCAGAATATTTATCAGCAGGCAAACAAGCTTAttcaacttatttttttaaataaccaaataaataaatccatgcaAAATTGTGACAGAAAATGGaataacttttttctttctttctttctcctgtaGGATTTAAATTATCTCTTTTCTGACCACATACCTCTAAATCCTgcacattttaacacaaacagTGACAGCGCCACTGTAATAGGAGTCACAGTGGAATTGCTCTTAATCGTATGAAGAGAATGACAGTTAAAACACACCAGCGGACCATTTTCaaaattgtgactgtttaaaaaggAAGGATAacgtcttttaaaaaatatgttgtatTGTTTATGCTATGTTatattactggaaaaaaaaaattaggtgTTTCATACCTGTTTCCGTCGGTCACTTGCTGCTCAAGTTCTTCTGTCGTCATTTGCACAAATTCTTTTACTAAAGCATTAAGTAGCCTTCGGGCTTCATAATCACTGAGTGTCACATGATCTGTCATAGACTCAAGCCCAGTTCTGCAGGCAAAGAGTAAATGAAAACCATCACCTAATAGTTAAATTTAGCGATTGAATGTCCAGAGTGGCCAATGCTAAAACAGGACAGAGATTCCCAAGTGCATTAAGACAATCAGTTAAATGTGTTCCATTTATAGTACTAAAAGACACACCCAGAGTTAAAATTGATAGGAATGTCAATAGCAGGAAGCGGACATGAGAGCCTCaatattcttctttttttataacaGCCTTACTTAATTTAATCAAAAAAATGCTACTGAATTTGAATAATGAATTGCTATGTTTACTCGGgcactgtattttctttataaagTGTCGGTTTGATTAGGAAATGAATTTCTCTGAAGCTAATGATTCAGTTAAcaaaaatttaaaatacattgcaacTCACCTGGCTGGAGCTGCATGTGAGCTGTACATCTGACACACAACCAAGGCATAAGCAACAAGGAAAGCAGAGATCTTCAACACAACCATGGTTCCCTATAATTGAACGATAGCTTTAGGTATTCCAGAGCGGTTTATAACTAAAATATGCCTAAATAATGAGCCACTTTAACAATAATACCAAACAATAGATTCAATTCATATGATACTTATATATAATGTTCAGTattacctaaaaaaaataaataactgttttcaAATATGCTCCTATACTATTAAGCGTACAGCAAAAGTATGTTTTAATAGGAAACACACCATTACTTAAATATGAATAACTTCTGGCAATTAGCATGCTTTTCTGTAACACTATCGCCTTAACTGCTCTGTTGTGGTTTTCATAATGGTTTATGTAAAACGTTTAAAGTGCAGTTCACTATCAATTGGTCTACCAATTAAATACACCACACTTAAATGTGTACATGGCAAATATCCAAGcatatattacattaaaaaacagcTCAAAAGACTAAATGCTGCTTGCACCTTTAGAAATGAACAAGAGCAGGTTATTGCATTAGCAGTATCATCAAAAATATTGATTGCTGCAAGCCTTCTCTTGGGGATATGTGCATTACTCTAATGAACTAGAGACTAAGTTCTCATAAAGTGCAGGTTATATACAATATGTGTCCTCTTGAAAATCCACCCAAATAAGATTTATATTATACTGACATaggaaatccattaaaaaatgGCATTTTCTACAACAGGACCAAAACgttataaaacattataaaaacctTCTCATTACATGAAATGAAACTACAGTAGTCTTGTATTATGTTCTCAAAAACTGCTACCAACAAAAGTATATGCACAGTACACAACATTTAAGCAAAGAgaagaacaagaaaaacaaaagctcTAATAAATGGCTTACCTTACCGTGAGTATTAGGTCTTCCTGTGAAAAAATAGATTAAGTTGATTTCTTTCAACTTGTAGACCAACTCTTGATGCTGTTGAATGCAACTAAGGTGCACATCCCTATATATCTACCACTAGGGTTTGTGTACCCACTGTGTAGGTGTTTAATTATCATGcatcagccaatcacagactcCGGCTACAGAGGCCAGCCAATCCACAACCAGCTCTGAGATCTGGCACACTAATAAGTGATATAGCACTCGAATGATGTCATTCTTTAGTCACTAAGTGCTCCATTCACAAAATCTTCCAGTCATGTTGACCATTTGATATCTAACTATGCATTGAGGTCATTAATTTAACAGGAGCAAATCAAATGTACGGTCAAAGAAATCATCCCAAGCAATACATATTTTATGGGCTTCCAAAGAAGTAACATTGCATGCTATTTTTCAAATGCCAAATCAATAAACACAATCCAGACTTTGATAGCAGAGACATCTGCTGTACGGAATTGTGAACTGCAGCTATACACATGGGCATTTTTCCTCATCAGTATTGACAGGGTACTCAATAGCTTATTTAAACTGGTTTTACGTTATCATAATTTAATTCAATTTGGATCGAACTCTTATATGAAAGATTAGTTTACTATATGCTTTTTTTTGCTTAAAAGCACCTGTAACTGTTAAATGTACCatcttaaatatatacagtatatataatcttAAACAATATTCTGTCATGTTATCTCTCTAAATATATTGGAATTACTTCTGAAGAAACAGTTGAATTCATTAAACAATGTCATTCAACCTGTGGGGATTGTTTTACTTAAATTGTTGTTTATCTGCTATTTGTGAAAATGATGTACTAGTATTATACTTGTTCCATTGTCGGGATGATACTGTCTCCCTTCTTATCCCCCACAATCAGTCTTTTTGATCCTCACTTGGTTTGTCACAATGGATGGCAGTCCAGATCCGGATGATAATGTGAATGGAGTCAAAACCAATTACAAATCTGTGTGTCGTACTGCATCAAATGTCCTGTACTTTTCATTATTGGGATTTGAATCATAAAGCATTGCAGCAGAAAGACTGCCTTGCGTCACAGCAGAACCCCATTAGTGTGGATGAGCCTTTTAGTGCTATTGAACTAAGTAGTAGACAGATGACAGAACCAGTAAATCACATGAATTAGGCAGAGGCAGGGTTCCAGGCACTGCAAGCAGTGAGATGTTAACTGCAGAAGTGTATACCAATTATTTccactgctttttatttatatgCAATCCAGATTAATATCCATGTTCCATTCCTGGATTCACAGACCTCCAATTTGATGTATTCATATCTGTTGAAAATGCGTACATTTCTATCCAGTAGCATAGTAAACAGAAGCATATATTATATGTGGCTGTATgacttaaaatgaaaatgttcttttttatcttgtttttccAGTATCACTTGTGTGTGAATGAGTGCAACAATTCATTATCAGTTATTCAACCTACACTTTCAgcaaacaattgtatttttaacaTTGCATCTATGGAAGACAACACTACAGTAAGTTACAGGCCATTCCTATTGAATTCTTAGAAAGTCATATCAATCCATGATACATTCTA is a genomic window containing:
- the LOC117434836 gene encoding calcitonin-like isoform X1, yielding MVVLKISAFLVAYALVVCQMYSSHAAPARTGLESMTDHVTLSDYEARRLLNALVKEFVQMTTEELEQQVTDGNSLDRTISKRCSNLSTCVLGKLSQELHKLQSYPRTDVGAGTPGKKRNIVNALENERYANYEETFQSN
- the LOC117434836 gene encoding calcitonin gene-related peptide-like isoform X2; translated protein: MVVLKISAFLVAYALVVCQMYSSHAAPARTGLESMTDHVTLSDYEARRLLNALVKEFVQMTTEELEQQVTDGNSITAQKRACNTATCVTHRLADFLSRSGGMGNSNFVPTNVGAKAFGRRRRDIQM